A genome region from Tolypothrix sp. PCC 7712 includes the following:
- a CDS encoding ribbon-helix-helix protein, CopG family, with translation MTDRRRSDDYKQISGYIPLDLALEFKSICARLGISQSDAIEEMAHEWIAQKTGSRSNSSRNAAPKTIADLVRTNMTELKRCGIKNLSALAKGEVLPTPGDFAIITSALAIPEEERVKIWEETFKLSVYQDTRGVKVYRDSGGVKEDECEYS, from the coding sequence ATGACTGACAGAAGGCGTTCTGATGATTACAAGCAAATCAGCGGCTATATTCCCCTAGATTTAGCGCTGGAGTTCAAGAGCATCTGCGCTCGTTTGGGTATTTCCCAAAGCGATGCGATCGAAGAGATGGCCCATGAGTGGATAGCCCAAAAAACGGGTTCTCGCTCGAACAGTTCTCGAAATGCTGCTCCCAAAACCATTGCTGATTTAGTGCGAACCAATATGACAGAACTGAAACGCTGTGGAATAAAAAACTTATCAGCGTTAGCCAAGGGTGAAGTTTTACCTACACCAGGAGACTTTGCAATTATCACATCGGCTTTAGCCATCCCGGAGGAGGAAAGAGTAAAGATTTGGGAAGAAACTTTTAAATTGTCCGTATATCAAGATACTAGGGGTGTAAAAGTGTATAGAGATTCTGGAGGTGTCAAAGAAGATGAGTGTGAGTATTCTTAG
- a CDS encoding PAS domain-containing protein yields MSVSILRILNLPGWNYKMSYEGVSIVAPTKRDATQLAQSYGDALSETAYRINGKVRIRWRGCKNPIEFFGWMATQEPPTSAETAERILQYQGSVFCSQLQIPSELLYRMVAAAENERPVSIVRQDTRKQIIVNQPMAEMLETPPEIATQRVMTQFWLPEDLAELEQRLHNDRQFTWTYSAGLNERAWAILTTQFEAFEVDGIWYRQGTCLSTPQLVPIPPGVLEQA; encoded by the coding sequence ATGAGTGTGAGTATTCTTAGAATCCTCAACTTACCGGGATGGAATTATAAAATGTCTTATGAAGGAGTTTCAATTGTTGCTCCTACTAAGCGTGATGCTACGCAGCTTGCTCAAAGCTACGGAGACGCTCTCAGTGAAACTGCATACAGAATTAATGGGAAAGTGCGGATTCGCTGGCGAGGTTGTAAGAACCCAATTGAATTTTTTGGGTGGATGGCGACGCAAGAACCGCCAACATCCGCAGAAACTGCGGAACGGATATTACAATATCAAGGTTCTGTGTTTTGTAGCCAGTTGCAAATACCGTCAGAATTGTTGTACCGCATGGTAGCTGCTGCAGAAAATGAGCGCCCTGTGAGTATCGTCAGACAAGATACTCGCAAGCAAATCATTGTTAATCAGCCAATGGCTGAGATGCTAGAGACACCACCAGAAATTGCGACTCAGAGGGTAATGACCCAATTTTGGCTACCTGAGGATTTAGCAGAACTGGAACAAAGGTTACATAATGATCGCCAGTTCACCTGGACATATTCTGCGGGATTGAATGAGCGCGCTTGGGCGATACTCACCACTCAATTCGAGGCTTTTGAGGTTGATGGTATTTGGTATAGACAGGGAACCTGTTTATCAACGCCTCAACTTGTGCCGATTCCACCAGGGGTATTGGAACAGGCTTAA
- a CDS encoding serine/threonine-protein kinase has translation MHSHLLDARYRILAVLNTGELTQTYLVEDTNLPNSQFILKQLQPANKNPQDLKILRRLFAREAATLEKVCKKYEQIQQLVNYFEENEEFYLVQEFIPGKPLTEEIFLGTPWEEEQVINLLTEILEILVLIHSQEVIHQDIKPANIIRRESDNKLVLIDFGSMKEIVANIVGNLEYIPIEQLQGNTQPNSDIYALGMIAIAALIGLTDNEIAILPKHKNLLTGEIVWRDKIPQVNKGLARIIDKMVRFDYHKRYQSATAVLNDLKHLTNGTQKRIINKPWLIVAGIASLITVGAAAWFSLTSKPAGDAKLLYLQGIEKYEQGEFQEAVKDLTQVITLNPRHAQAYNRRGDAFYRLGEYQKAQADSSKAIQLNRRDDNAYYDRGFSFYELGKYKQAIADFNQAIKLNAKNPYTYYGRGLARVELKDYPAAITDFSKAIAFQPKYSEAYLQRGIVRRRLKMKEAAIQDFDTVIELNPHDAKAYYQRGLTLFTNNQSQAAIQDYNSAIDINPKYLEAYLSRGDVYSDLGKNLEATEDYNKVIELNPKLAVAYLHRGMHRFSLGNYQGAIVDYNQAIQLEPKNAVAYNNRGNAYLEWGNKKVALANYTKAIAVNSRYALAYYNRGLLRAKLGEKKGAIADFQQAAKLFKQRGDQDSYKDAQSQLKGLQTTSDNESKSET, from the coding sequence ATGCATAGTCACCTTCTGGATGCACGTTACCGAATCTTGGCGGTTTTAAATACAGGGGAATTGACACAAACCTATTTGGTGGAAGATACAAACCTTCCTAACAGTCAATTTATCTTGAAGCAACTACAACCTGCCAACAAAAATCCTCAAGATCTAAAAATTTTGCGCCGCTTGTTTGCACGTGAAGCAGCAACTTTAGAAAAAGTCTGTAAAAAATACGAGCAAATTCAGCAGCTAGTTAATTATTTTGAAGAAAATGAAGAATTCTACTTAGTACAAGAATTTATTCCTGGTAAGCCGTTAACTGAGGAAATTTTTTTAGGTACTCCTTGGGAGGAAGAGCAAGTTATTAATCTCTTAACTGAGATATTAGAAATTTTGGTATTGATCCATAGTCAAGAAGTCATACATCAGGATATTAAACCAGCAAATATTATTCGGCGGGAGTCGGACAACAAGTTAGTTTTGATTGACTTTGGTTCTATGAAAGAAATTGTCGCTAATATTGTTGGCAATCTCGAATATATACCCATAGAGCAATTACAAGGTAACACCCAACCTAACAGCGATATATATGCTTTAGGTATGATAGCGATCGCAGCTCTCATCGGTTTAACAGATAATGAAATAGCTATATTACCAAAGCACAAAAATTTGCTGACAGGTGAAATTGTTTGGCGTGATAAAATTCCACAAGTCAACAAAGGTTTAGCTAGAATTATCGATAAAATGGTGCGTTTTGATTACCACAAACGCTATCAGTCTGCTACTGCAGTATTAAATGACCTCAAGCATCTAACAAATGGCACTCAAAAACGGATAATTAACAAGCCTTGGTTAATTGTTGCTGGAATCGCTAGCTTGATTACAGTTGGTGCTGCTGCATGGTTTTCACTCACTTCCAAACCTGCGGGTGATGCCAAGTTATTATACCTGCAAGGAATAGAAAAATATGAGCAAGGTGAATTCCAAGAAGCTGTTAAAGATTTGACTCAGGTAATTACATTAAATCCGCGACATGCACAAGCTTATAATCGCCGAGGTGATGCTTTTTATCGATTAGGAGAATATCAAAAAGCTCAAGCAGATTCTAGCAAGGCAATTCAGCTAAATCGCCGGGATGATAATGCTTATTATGACCGTGGCTTTTCTTTTTATGAATTAGGTAAATATAAACAGGCGATCGCAGATTTTAATCAAGCAATTAAACTGAATGCCAAAAATCCTTATACTTACTATGGGCGGGGTTTAGCACGTGTAGAATTAAAAGATTATCCAGCAGCAATCACTGATTTTAGTAAAGCGATCGCCTTTCAGCCAAAGTATAGCGAAGCCTACTTACAACGGGGTATTGTCCGCCGCCGCTTAAAAATGAAAGAAGCTGCGATTCAAGATTTTGATACAGTGATTGAGCTAAATCCCCATGATGCTAAAGCCTATTATCAACGGGGTTTAACTTTATTTACAAATAACCAAAGTCAAGCTGCGATTCAAGATTATAATAGCGCCATTGACATCAATCCGAAATATCTGGAAGCTTATCTAAGTCGGGGAGATGTTTATAGCGATTTGGGCAAAAATTTAGAAGCAACTGAAGATTATAACAAAGTTATCGAGCTAAATCCGAAATTAGCTGTAGCATATCTCCATAGAGGAATGCATCGCTTTTCTTTGGGAAATTATCAAGGCGCAATTGTAGATTATAACCAAGCGATTCAACTAGAACCTAAAAATGCAGTTGCTTATAATAACCGGGGTAATGCTTATCTGGAATGGGGAAATAAAAAAGTAGCACTGGCAAATTACACCAAAGCGATCGCAGTGAATTCGCGCTATGCCTTAGCCTATTATAATCGCGGTTTACTGCGGGCAAAATTAGGGGAGAAAAAAGGCGCGATCGCAGATTTTCAGCAAGCCGCAAAATTATTTAAGCAAAGAGGCGATCAAGATAGCTATAAAGATGCACAATCACAGCTAAAAGGATTACAAACCACATCAGATAACGAATCTAAATCTGAAACCTAG